The sequence below is a genomic window from Maylandia zebra isolate NMK-2024a linkage group LG18, Mzebra_GT3a, whole genome shotgun sequence.
CATAGGGAGTCATCTGATTGgtgggattttctctgtattgttgtaggctctttaccttataatataaagcaccttgaggtgaatgTGATTTCATGCTATAAATATGAATTGAAtcgaataaaaaaaatattgaccCCTGATATTGCTGATAATATACATACATAAAGCTTTTCAGTGCCTTTCAGGTTATGCGCCAGAGTCATGTAAACATAGATTCAGATGATTCTTTCTCATTTATctgcacactcactcacattattttctgcacattcaaaatcaaaatcaaaaagcaaacattttgtgTGTTCTGGTAATTTATTCAAAATGAGAGAGGTGAAATCCAATTTATACAATCACCATTTACTTCTTACTTGATTAACTCGCACAAACGTCGACTAGAACATCTGTGCAAAGTCTTAACAAATATGGCACAGATAAGGACTATGAGAATAAACCAAAAGCTTTAAACAGTCAATCTGCTTAGGCAAAGCCAGGCTATAATTTGAAGTTTGCGTCACAAAGATCAAACAAGCTCACCGAGTAGCTGGGTTTATTACTGCACAGTCATATCTCAGGGGCTGCACGCCAGCTTCAGATAACCGCAGTCACCCTCACCCGCAAGCCAAAAATCTGAAAGTCTCCCTGAAAGAGATATTTGTGCATTCAGTCTTATCTAGTGAAAAAAAAGTCACTAAAACCAATTTGATCTCTCATCTTGGACTTATTTTATGTTTACTAAAGAGCAGATAACGCTCAGCAGCACCAGTGCAGCACAGTTGGGAGGTGTTAGGTGTCATTGGCTCAGCTCTGCTGCCATGCGTCTCTCCTCAGAATCACTGAATCTCAGCAAGTCAGCAgcactgcagcactgacagccCTGTGCGctgagaagggcaaaagacagaggaggggaaagaaggaaagagcTTTTGGACACAAAGATTAGTCCTTACGGAAATATCTCATTATTTTCGTTGCATTTCAGTCTGAGACGAGGGTGACAAATAATACACCCCAAACAAAAGCTTCAGGAATGTAGCAAACCTGCCAGTATTGAATGACTTTGACTCATATCCCCCAagctctctgtttttctctcctaGGATTagtgtgtgacatcatcagactTGTTCTTTAAACCTGATTAACCGTTGTGTGAGGCTGCTGACTTGCACATACTTTACTAGACCTGTATTTCTCACCCAAGCAAACACCCTTCACCAAAACAGTAGACATACGTAAAACACTACGGTATTACACTTAGACATGTAGTCATACACTGACTGTGCTTAGTGCTGACATGGGtgcattgctttaaaaaaaaaacctaacttGTTTTCTTTACAATTCTCAGCATTGTATGATGAAAAAGTCCTTTCCTCTTGTGAGGTGCTAAAAATGCCACTGTTTCATCTACAGTAAGTGAGAGTGTAAAATCATTCATTGTGATGTTTGGTGTCCCAGTAAAAATGAAGATGAGCGTTAAAGTTCGGGCAAACTTGGTGAGAGTAGTCTCAAATGTGTGCAAAATCTTCAGGATCAATATCTTGGACACAACAGCACAATCCAATTACTTTAGGCTACTGTATGCGAAGAGTTGGTGTAAATATCTGCGAGTCTGACAGGCAAATATGTGTGCTCTGATTTGCGATTGGATTCTCAATGTGCCACTCAAGTCACTGTTACGTATTTGCATAAGGAGGAGACTATAAATGAGTAACGGTTTAGGACACGCCTTCCCAGGCGCTCTTCGCAGATGCTGATAGAAACAAGATATATTCCAGATCGGCGACAGTGCTCTAGTacttaaatacacaaacaagaTGGCCTATAGATCAGGTCCACATTCCTCTTACCGAAAGATGTTCGGCGGGGAGAAAACCGCCGTAAGGTCCAGCTACTCGAGCCGCCAGTTTTCGATCCCGGTGCGCTCATCCCGGGTTTCCTTCGGGCTCTCCTCCACCCCGACCATATACGCGTCGAAGACCCAGAGGCTCCGGAGCAGTGCAGCCATGCCCCGGCTGGCATCCGAGAACTTGGACTTCTCCTTGTCTGACGCCATAAACACCGAATTCATCACGAACCGCACCAACGAGAAGGCGCAGATGCAGTCCCTCAATGACCGCTTCGCCAACTACATCGAGAAGGTTCGCTTCTTGGAGCAGCAAAATAAGATCTTGCTGGCGGAGCTGGAGCAGCTGCGGGGCAAAGGGACGTCCCGGGTCGGAGATCTTTACGAGGACGAGATGAGGGAGCTGAGACGCCAGGTGGACCAGCTCACCAACGAAAAGGCCCGCGTGGAAGTTCACCGGGATAACCTGGCGGACGACATCGACAGGCTGAGAGAGAAGTAGGAGGCGTGGCGCTTTTCTGTCCTCAACTCCATGTATTGTTTCTTTTGTTGTCTAGAACTGTTATTCAGCTCTGGTACATTACATAAATCTTTATTAGTTAGAGCCTAAACAGACTATGTATAGAGTGAAAGTATGTAAACATAAATTCTTACCCTGCACTGCGCAAAAAGTTGTTTTTCGTGCTTAAAGGAGAAGTAAATGCCGCAAATGATTTTTAAgtgtatatttacagtggctGCTAAAATAAAGGTTCTGCTTTATGCCTTTCTTTGCAGGTTGCAGGATGAAATTTCCCAGCGGGAGGAGTCTGAGGCAAACATGCAGGGCTTTAGACAGGTACAGCTCTACACTGGTGACAGCAGCCAAAAACTGCAATAGATGGACATTTTGAGGGTGATAAAGAGAAGTGTCTTAGATCTCAATAGCAGACCTACAGTGCCTCATATTCTCAGCTGTTTTTGGTTAAATTAAGGTTTAAGCAACCAAACTGATGGAAAGTGATGTGAAAGTAATCGGATAAACCTTTATCCTTAATATGAAGATTAactttctcatttcttttctgggTGATCTCTCTCTAATTATTGCCCATGAGCTGTGGAGACAGGAATGCACTCTTCTGATGGCACAACAGCAGATTCTAGGCATGATCAAAATAGCTGTAGAGCAGTGACTGACCCTGGACTGGTACAAAAGGCTAAGTTGTGACTGTTGAGTTAAATCAGGCCTGCAGCGAGAGGAGATCTTTTTAAGTCTGACTGGTCACAATGAATGAGCCGGACACAAGGGCAACAACAGTGTGGCTCCAATGTGGTTATCAGAGCGAGAAGACAAGCCACCATGTGATCCGGCTGTCTCGTTCTGGGAGAGCATCAGCACAGAAAAATCTCACTTGTTATGGTCCTGTCAGAGATTGTTCCGTATCACTGGTTTTCACAGGGATGAGTCATGCAGACAGTTTCCAAAGGTTGTCATGGAATAAAaaggtgaaaaagaaagttgtcaTCCCACCAATGTAGTTTAAATGTTAGACTCATGATGATTATATACCTTTTAGGACTTGCTTTAAGTGATACATACGTTACACAGTCATGGCATTGTCTGTGTGAATGGGAGGAAGGAAGTCCCCGTGGCTTGCCTGAGTGGCACACTGACAACAATGCAGAGCCCACAGCCAGCTCTTGCTCAGTCAGGCAGACAGTCACTCTCTCAGCCTTGGGCTTGTTTGGGAACCCCTGCTGAATAGCACACTTTGTTTGTGGCATTAGTGCAGAGGCAAAGCTGCTTCATTTGCTGATACCTCAGTTGCCAGCCTGCCAACGCCCCAACAAAGCCATGGTGCCACAGCCAGTCTGTATGTATGATTAAGTATGATAAAACAGAAGATGGCTTTATGAACTTTATTCAGTAATGTTATAAAATGATAACAAGCCAAATTAGTTACCAGTAGGAGATCTGGAATTCTACTGGAGAAAACTGCAAGGGATTGCAGGTTAGGTTATTAATAATCTCTTTAATAATTTGTTGTGGTTCTGGGTATTCTCCAGTACTAAAAATTTCACTCAATTCTGTCCAGCCTTTTCCCACACACAAAGATTGTCAGGCCAGCAGCTATAGAGGTTCAttggtttgttttattgtatAAGTGAGAAAACTCATGCTCCATCTGAGCTCAGGAATCATAGAGCAAAAGATAAAATAACTGTGCCAAACAAATGTAGATGAGGAAAAAGTCACTTTTCTTCTTGAACTTGATTATAGTGCTTATGTGAAGTATTTGAGCAAATGTCTGCCTATAATGCAGCTGCTGAATTGTATAACGACACGAGAAAACACCTACTCATCTGTTAACAACGTCTGCAAGGACATGTCATGTGCCCACAGTTGATTTTCATTGGATGCATGTGTTTGTGACCTTAATCAACCATACAGTGGGTCATTTTGTGCACTGGATTGTGTGAGGGCTTTTTACAGCATGTGCAcaacagggttttttttctttgtcagcaAGCACATTATGCATAACTCATGTCACCTTCACAAGTCACCTTATTAAGAGTCAGTGTTATCGTACAGGATGTAGACAATGCTGCCCTCGCCAGACTGGACCTGGAGCGGAAAGTGGAGTCACTCCAAGAGGAAATCAACTTCCTCAAGAAGCTGCATGATGAGGTAAGCCTTCCTTTTTTGTTGCCTAAGCTAAATCGGTCTACTGCAGAATCACTGCACGTGTGCAGCCTGAGAGGAAAAAGGTACCTTTAGAAAAACTGGGCCAAATAGTTTGAAATATTTGTTAATCTGCTCAAGCGCCACATCAGCAGGGTTTAGTTTCCAAAGCTTTTGTAAGTCTTTAAGGCTAATTGCACAAAAGCATACAAAATAACTGTTAAAAAACGTTCTGTGCTAACTGTATAAACTGACTCTGCTGAATTTGCTACAGGAAATGTTGGAGCTGCAGAATCagatccagcagcagcagcatgtgcAGGTGGACATGGATATAGCTAAGCCTGACCTGACAGCGGCTCTGAGGGACGTCCGTCTGCAGTATGAGAACCTGGCCTCCAAAAACATCCAGGAATCAGAGGAATGGTACAAATCCAAGGTAAAGGCATTTTAGAGAAGCATATCTAACCAAGCGCAGTAACGTGAACTACACCTTCAACTCGtgaattttttatgtttttatattcataACATCACCATGTATCTAACCAAACAACAGAACAAGTAAATATTAGGCTCAAAATTTATCAGGAAGGCCATTAAAAGACTAACAAGTGTCACTAAtgtttctttgtatttgtttgacaggtaaaaaaaataagtgtttGCTAACAAATTCACCGTATAAATGCAACATCATTTGTCCAAATTATGTGATTAGTCTTTCTTATCTTAAAAACTGATTATACATTAGAATACTGAGAACTAGCAAGGTATAAGCAATCCTCCTTCCTGCCGTTTGAGCACTAGTGGAAAGTCAGTAACCTTAAAAGTGCCTCAGAGCACTGGTGCCACAGTGGTAATCCCTGCAAGGCTCTGTCGTGGCTACATCTTTCATAATTTACACACTTTATGAAAGCTGCCGTACTCCCATCTCCTTCAGCCTCTGACTCATCATTTATTGAAGAGTTGATTTctcattttttccttcttttcctctgtctctcctctcTGTTTGTCACTGTGATTGCCAGTTTGCTGACCTCACTGAAGCTGCAGCCAGGAATAATGAAGCTCTGAGAGTGGCCAAACAGGAGTCCAATGATTACAGACGCCAAGTTCAGGCACTTACTTGTGAAGTGGATGCCCTGAAAGGAACTGTGAGTTTCCAGTTTTTGGCTGCAATATAGACGATacagaatatatataaaaatattcaaCATTTGTAAAACTGGAAGCAAAGGGGGAAACTGAGCACAAGTTAAGGAAATAGAAAAGCAGAgaggaaaatatttcttttttcttaacttttactgcaaaagtgtattttgttcTGTCTTGGCTGCCATCCCAGAATGAGTCCTTGGAGCGCCAGATGAGGGAGGTGGAGGAGAACTTCTCCTTGGAGACGAGTGGGTACCAGGACACCATCAGCCGTCTTGAGGAGGACATTCACAACATGAAGGATGAGATGGCTCGTCACCTCCGCGAGTACCAGGACTTGCTAAATGTCAAGATGGCTCTGGACATTGAGATTGCCACCTATAGAAAGCTGCTGGAAGGAGAGGAGAGCAGGTGATGGGAGAAGCATTTTCTGAAATGCATTAATCTGTAATACAGATATGAACACTCATTtgattcaagattcaagatgCTAATCTTAATTAGTGAGCTGTATTTTCTCCATCTGCAGAATCTCCACCCCCTTGCCAAACTTCTCATCGCTTAACCTGAGAGGTAAGATTCCCCATGCTGATTTTTACAGTTggaattacagtttttgccaGTTTCTAACGATACTTCTCTGTCTTAGAAACAATGGTTGAATCCAAACCACTTATCGAAACCACAACAACCAAGAAAGTTCTCATCAAGACCATTGAGACCAGGGATGGTCAGGTAGAATACACTTAAAGAGATCTTTCACTTCATACAGGCACATACAGATATATCCCTGCTCATcgctttttctctcttcatcTGCTCCCTTGTTCAGGTGATCAACGAGTCGACCCAGAACCACGATGACATGGACTAATAATGTCCTTGTCTTTACCAAACCACCAACAAAAAGCAATAAGAAGAAACACATTTCACTCGGGCtacaagcaagcaaacaaaccagcaacacacaaaaagcaaacaGCTTCGAGAAGTGCCTTTGTATGTGGTGATCCAGTAAGCCTGTTAGTTGACACAGACTGTATTTTGCTTCCTTGGCCGCAGCAAGTATTTTGTCACAGTTGTTTAGACACAATAATGAAGTCAGCACAACACAGCAGTTCTCACTGAGGCCTACAAAAATCTATCTTTGTAACCAAAGTAGTATTTTTGATCAATATAGCATGCACTTACCAGAAAAACTGTATGCTAAAGATGTCACAATTGCCTGTATGCAGCAATAAACCATGAAGACTGTTACTCGCTACTGTGCACAAGGTGTAATACTTGTAATACTGCAGTGCATTATTGTTATAAAGTATAAAAATACTTTATACCTAATGCTATACATATAAAGAATTGCATGAAAAACAATCTCTTTTATCTGATTTTAAGTAAATCAAACTGTCAAAGTGTCCTTGAGGCTAAGAAGCAAACTTGAATAGTAAGtttgattaaaaatattttttgcaaaGTAAGTTACGGTAAGTTAAATTATGCTTCTGAAAATCAAAGTAAGACTCCAAACATAATAAACATACTTGCTAAATATTCATGCTAAATATGTGCGGGATagggacaaaataaaaaaaaaaataaccctaACTATTAGGTTGTTAGTTTAGTTAATTTATTCCGCATATGTTATGCACATTTGGATGCTTCCATGTCATCGCTTAAAGAAGAACCTTAATGAATTCATTCAGCTTGGCTTCAATAGAACACAATGAAACAACTCAATCATTGAGAGGAACATTTCCAGTATTTGTGCaatttgttgtgtttaaacAAATTGCACAATTGTTTGTGCAGTTACGTATTGATGGACAGTTATCCCACACACTAACTCCTGTGATTGTAATGCTGTGATAATTTACTACTGCCTTACTGAACATAAGGTTTCCTCTCAGGTCGTGATGATTTGGTTATCAGACAAGCAGTATTGATGGAGACATTATATGCCTATAATGTTTATCAGTGACTATTTTACTAAGGAGCTTCATCCAGAGACAGTTCATATTCAGGGGCTTCAGTGAGGTCTTTGGATTCAGCTAATCACACCCTACCACCTTTGTTCTAAAAGTATTTACACATGGAAAAGGAATCAGTGTAATGGAGACAGCTCTCAGTATACTAGAAATACACAAAAGTTAATGATATGCAATAAAGCGAAGAAAGAAAACCCCAGTGACCTGAGCaaatagcagcataactaagggatggtttAGGTTCACCTGAAACAACCCAAACTATAAGctttgtgaaaaaataaagttttactttgaaTTTTAAATGTATGAATGTAAGTCGGGTATTTGTCTTCCAAA
It includes:
- the viml gene encoding vimentin like produces the protein MAYRSGPHSSYRKMFGGEKTAVRSSYSSRQFSIPVRSSRVSFGLSSTPTIYASKTQRLRSSAAMPRLASENLDFSLSDAINTEFITNRTNEKAQMQSLNDRFANYIEKVRFLEQQNKILLAELEQLRGKGTSRVGDLYEDEMRELRRQVDQLTNEKARVEVHRDNLADDIDRLREKLQDEISQREESEANMQGFRQDVDNAALARLDLERKVESLQEEINFLKKLHDEEMLELQNQIQQQQHVQVDMDIAKPDLTAALRDVRLQYENLASKNIQESEEWYKSKFADLTEAAARNNEALRVAKQESNDYRRQVQALTCEVDALKGTNESLERQMREVEENFSLETSGYQDTISRLEEDIHNMKDEMARHLREYQDLLNVKMALDIEIATYRKLLEGEESRISTPLPNFSSLNLRETMVESKPLIETTTTKKVLIKTIETRDGQVINESTQNHDDMD